A region of Terriglobia bacterium DNA encodes the following proteins:
- a CDS encoding universal stress protein encodes MAAPNLIAPTSPKLKNILFATDFSEASLTALPHASAVARAFAATLHLCHIEPAAPFSSGVSDPRLYEAAGKNATAQLVALRDLPVLKGMKPALVLGEGNLKDELLKIVANNHIDLLVAGTRGRTGLRKMLLGSVLEEICRVATCPILTVGPGTTFDAEAPFKSILYPTNLSELSKKALPYIALLARQYGSSVTVLHVVPEGEATTSDEKSFRETVAKKMSNTFGPALAEFHPEFEVAFGSTAETVLRVAEEKKVSLVALGIRNAFRPGVLRARTAYRIMAGAPCPVLTVP; translated from the coding sequence ATGGCTGCACCCAACCTGATCGCGCCAACTTCCCCTAAGCTGAAGAACATTCTCTTCGCCACCGATTTCTCTGAAGCTTCGTTGACCGCTCTGCCCCACGCCAGCGCGGTTGCCCGGGCCTTTGCAGCGACGCTGCATCTCTGCCATATCGAGCCGGCTGCGCCTTTTTCTTCCGGCGTGTCCGACCCCCGTCTCTATGAAGCCGCGGGCAAGAACGCCACGGCGCAACTGGTGGCCCTGCGCGATTTGCCGGTGCTCAAAGGGATGAAGCCGGCGCTGGTGCTGGGGGAAGGCAACCTCAAGGATGAATTGTTGAAGATCGTCGCCAACAATCACATTGATCTGCTGGTGGCCGGCACTCGCGGACGCACCGGCCTGCGCAAGATGTTGCTCGGCTCCGTGCTGGAAGAAATCTGCCGTGTGGCGACTTGCCCCATCCTGACCGTTGGTCCGGGAACCACCTTTGACGCCGAAGCGCCGTTCAAGAGCATCCTCTATCCCACCAACTTGTCCGAACTCAGCAAGAAAGCCTTGCCGTACATTGCTCTGTTGGCCAGGCAGTACGGCTCGAGCGTCACCGTGCTGCACGTCGTCCCGGAAGGCGAAGCTACCACGTCCGACGAAAAGTCATTCCGCGAGACGGTCGCTAAGAAGATGAGCAACACGTTTGGCCCGGCGCTGGCGGAATTTCATCCGGAATTTGAAGTTGCGTTTGGCAGCACGGCGGAGACCGTACTGCGCGTCGCTGAAGAAAAAAAGGTCAGCCTGGTGGCTCTGGGCATCCGGAACGCCTTCCGGCCCGGAGTCTTGCGGGCGCGGACGGCGTATCGCATCATGGCCGGCGCACCCTGCCCGGTGCTGACCGTGCCGTAA